In the Pseudanabaena sp. PCC 7367 genome, one interval contains:
- a CDS encoding serine/threonine protein kinase, with translation MSNLHQPGDIISDRYQVIGLLGSGLTGKTYRVNDLNHEREVAMKVVSLQETSEWKIIELFEREARVLQNLRHVAIPAYVDYFHVDSNADRRFYLVQELAQGQSLATLVEKGWKPSEAEVKDIALQILHILDYLHKLTPPVIHRDIKPQNIICRDDGKVYLVDFGAVQDVYRNTLTRGGTFVGTYGYMPPEQFRGHITFASDLYSLGTTLLFLLTGRSPDTLPQKRMKIDFHPWVKLSPSFTAWLDQILEPIVEDRLASAEAAIAKLQASRSTAQIAKSAPTTAARFLKKPNYSRIVIRRRGNYLLITIPPNPDMLTIAGIFMLILILSPMLALMSGAATVQVVTVAVSMLVMAVVMFAILLSFGGSEEQIRITADRLELSKKVFDWKFWIYSSETALVKQLWCEMNVLRSGPHYNGAIEVGGNVHKFAISRTKLEVEWLIQEIKHFLNNLTRDC, from the coding sequence ATGAGCAACTTGCACCAACCTGGAGATATTATCAGCGATCGCTATCAAGTAATTGGCTTGCTAGGTTCAGGCTTGACTGGCAAAACCTACCGCGTAAATGACCTGAACCATGAACGTGAAGTTGCCATGAAGGTGGTTTCGCTCCAGGAAACAAGTGAGTGGAAAATTATTGAACTATTTGAACGTGAAGCCAGAGTATTGCAGAACCTCAGGCATGTGGCGATCCCAGCCTATGTTGATTACTTCCATGTTGATAGTAACGCCGATCGCCGTTTTTATCTGGTGCAGGAGCTAGCTCAAGGGCAATCATTGGCAACCCTGGTGGAAAAGGGTTGGAAGCCAAGTGAAGCAGAAGTAAAAGATATTGCGTTGCAAATACTTCATATTCTCGATTATCTACATAAGCTTACTCCACCAGTGATCCATCGTGATATCAAGCCTCAAAATATCATTTGCCGTGATGATGGTAAGGTCTATCTGGTGGACTTTGGTGCGGTGCAAGATGTCTATCGCAATACCCTGACACGGGGTGGTACATTCGTCGGCACCTATGGCTATATGCCGCCGGAGCAGTTTCGCGGCCATATTACCTTTGCTTCTGATTTGTATAGTCTGGGCACTACCCTATTGTTTCTGCTTACCGGTAGAAGCCCCGATACTTTACCCCAGAAGCGAATGAAGATCGATTTTCATCCCTGGGTCAAGCTCTCACCTTCTTTTACTGCATGGTTAGATCAAATCCTGGAGCCGATCGTAGAGGATCGCCTAGCTAGCGCCGAGGCCGCGATCGCCAAGTTACAAGCATCTCGATCGACTGCTCAAATAGCTAAATCTGCCCCGACAACAGCAGCTAGATTCCTCAAAAAGCCGAACTATAGCCGGATTGTAATCAGGAGGCGAGGTAACTATCTCTTGATTACAATTCCACCAAACCCAGACATGCTCACGATCGCTGGCATATTTATGTTAATCCTCATTCTTTCACCGATGCTAGCCCTAATGAGCGGTGCTGCTACTGTGCAAGTGGTGACGGTGGCGGTTAGTATGCTGGTGATGGCAGTGGTTATGTTCGCTATTCTGCTTTCTTTTGGCGGCAGCGAGGAGCAAATTAGAATTACTGCCGATCGCCTGGAATTGAGCAAAAAGGTATTCGATTGGAAGTTCTGGATCTATTCCAGCGAGACTGCATTGGTGAAGCAGCTCTGGTGTGAAATGAATGTGCTCAGGAGTGGCCCCCACTATAACGGTGCGATCGAGGTGGGCGGAAATGTGCACAAGTTTGCCATTAGCCGCACCAAGCTTGAAGTTGAATGGTTGATCCAGGAGATTAAGCATTTCCTGAACAATTTAACAAGGGATTGCTAG
- a CDS encoding pentapeptide repeat-containing protein encodes MSSNFGSPIGDEGSKDSGTGQQNEAGKNDIDWLILSDVNDRGDGVSSEQNPELQENGGSESLDWLDSFETEESEANRKGSNGASGSNGNDEIDWLIVDRTRITGIGTGDRKPNQPASDADNANFDENENIEAIEDIEDLDADLDFGEDLGLDLGDIDEAILDNEDLGLLDAEIFNAGDAASTFFEDGNLDLPDPNAGDLGLDLDGGEDAESAELELSLETLEQLDQEVEEMPDLQAASTFILDDLNDLNSLNEPEQSEESAAIEDISPEADLGDDLDDNSDIETEPYHSDDPSSTGSEYELQTLEQDYDQENYDESVAADFQLDLEETEQAAGQIDDFDEAIEEELEADFEQPASSLEEVGDVTGFEQVDLDDHEPVDQDAEVEEDWDANFEAETSEQVEFVEGFDDDFEATAQAEIATPEENPEEDWDANFEAETSEQVEFVEGFDDDFEATAQAEIEDPEEDPEEDWDAEVETDDLEIVEEDLESDFDEQSEQAFASFEAAAEADEWVDAEDFGDVAEQSDQSAQSDQYDADDALVETDDRQADQDYSGAAIEDAAFEEEEDRSQPDETDEWVDGEEFAMEDSEAIATADGSEIPEISESDWQDLQAEAESETFDSIEEEFELEESDVEFAAENWDEAIEAEVDPEPNPGDYDEWVDDQSEDELVDLGQPGEEFAIAAEDFSAGDQFEQAADLSEQDWEEVESDIDELEPSIDASIEPDLAASDQSADFDNEYSDGDEYIEYADDAEEAQSAPELSNLTDADDLNEQELAAPPAAIDAEADMTGRTDPNVIEGEYGRAFIPAPAVSQDAEFYNDNAEIDVADSIIQDFALDFDEDFASTNIPDNPDNNEEWPLIGAPAEADFSQEYSHSFDEDFDEDFDEDANETIGRVFESSAEAEPSVPADMAAAYETTKIDYHQDSNIDRLDGADEDIEQYIDIDESGFDGELNDQFGEEFEEELGEELGADLEAQLEAEIAELDYAPADQLAENIDAPEPELAPPSAPAIPTPGLDLSDDLSTQGLVDHIMSVDDDMDIPNPYASDEADQIAAAFDSDGEEQWPEISDHEDEHTGISIPNLNDDQDSEANLLEDLDDSDSVDNTPATLYERNFNLDEIRARFKEEEEESSNDPSTPSTAEKNSRAAALPLPPMPDLSKHRRPHNRPPNPPSLPNLGKNKPQANNSNSASDGLPPLPTFSEGKSGNAGNAGNNKPANWYESSGSKQNNTASSYQNTANLFESEDDIDWSGLLDLETEVPDDMFTAGGVPNNGVAGNPFITNDNYSPAPGQPPRQQPQVAAQAGANVAQPIVKEPSAKPKKPSVDMGKMAGKTLNLLKWPILIVIPIAILFGLYSVPPVRRMVLLTGLKTKVVKNASNQDFSEVDFSGANLENVNLSGAKLNQANFADANLKGADLSGANLNGANLTKATLDGAQFNESTLVWTNLQGASLKFANLSNTDLTRANLQGADLAVTNLKGAKLGDRNTEQATKLEDRYWLMWQIVNQPIEGRQLANQDLSRFNLSTANLRNSNLAATNLSWSNLAQADLGGANLLDANLTGVNLSGANLSGANLGGANTKDLKTDAATICPSGQNGPCQF; translated from the coding sequence ATGTCATCAAACTTTGGTTCGCCAATTGGGGATGAAGGTTCCAAGGACTCTGGCACTGGCCAGCAAAATGAAGCTGGTAAAAACGATATTGACTGGCTGATCCTATCCGATGTAAACGATCGCGGAGATGGAGTGTCAAGCGAGCAAAACCCAGAGTTACAGGAAAATGGTGGCTCAGAAAGCCTGGATTGGCTAGACTCATTCGAGACCGAGGAGTCGGAGGCAAATCGCAAGGGTAGTAATGGTGCTAGTGGCTCCAATGGAAATGATGAGATAGATTGGCTGATTGTCGATCGCACCAGGATTACTGGCATCGGCACGGGCGATCGTAAGCCTAATCAACCTGCCAGTGATGCTGATAATGCTAACTTTGACGAAAATGAAAACATCGAAGCCATTGAAGACATTGAAGATCTAGATGCGGATTTAGACTTTGGTGAAGATCTGGGGTTAGATCTTGGTGACATTGATGAGGCAATCCTTGACAATGAAGATCTTGGACTGCTGGATGCAGAGATATTTAATGCCGGAGATGCTGCTTCTACATTTTTTGAGGATGGTAACCTTGATTTACCAGACCCCAATGCTGGCGATCTTGGCCTTGATCTAGATGGCGGTGAAGACGCTGAGTCGGCAGAACTAGAATTAAGCCTAGAGACTTTAGAGCAATTAGATCAAGAGGTTGAGGAGATGCCGGATCTCCAGGCGGCCTCAACTTTTATTCTGGATGACCTGAATGACCTGAATAGCCTAAATGAACCAGAGCAATCGGAAGAATCGGCTGCGATCGAAGACATAAGTCCTGAAGCGGATCTAGGTGATGATCTAGATGATAATAGTGATATTGAAACAGAACCCTATCACTCAGACGATCCTTCATCTACTGGCTCAGAATATGAATTGCAAACCCTTGAGCAGGATTATGATCAAGAGAATTATGATGAATCCGTCGCTGCTGACTTCCAACTAGATCTAGAAGAAACTGAGCAAGCAGCTGGGCAAATAGATGATTTCGACGAGGCGATCGAAGAAGAGTTAGAAGCAGATTTTGAACAACCAGCCTCTTCGCTGGAGGAAGTCGGCGATGTTACTGGTTTTGAACAAGTAGACCTGGATGATCATGAGCCTGTTGATCAGGATGCGGAAGTAGAGGAAGACTGGGATGCAAACTTCGAGGCGGAAACATCGGAGCAAGTTGAATTTGTCGAAGGGTTCGATGATGACTTTGAGGCCACAGCCCAAGCAGAAATAGCAACCCCAGAAGAAAATCCAGAAGAAGATTGGGATGCAAACTTCGAGGCGGAAACATCGGAGCAGGTTGAATTTGTTGAAGGATTCGATGATGACTTTGAGGCCACAGCCCAAGCAGAAATAGAAGATCCAGAAGAGGATCCAGAGGAAGATTGGGATGCTGAGGTTGAAACCGATGATCTAGAAATTGTTGAAGAAGATTTAGAATCTGATTTTGACGAACAATCGGAGCAGGCTTTTGCTAGCTTTGAAGCGGCCGCTGAGGCAGATGAATGGGTTGATGCGGAGGATTTTGGTGATGTCGCTGAACAGAGTGATCAAAGCGCTCAAAGCGATCAATATGATGCAGATGATGCTTTGGTGGAAACTGACGATCGTCAAGCAGATCAGGACTATTCGGGCGCAGCGATCGAAGATGCAGCCTTTGAAGAAGAAGAAGATCGATCCCAGCCAGATGAAACAGATGAATGGGTAGATGGCGAAGAATTTGCAATGGAGGATAGCGAGGCGATCGCTACCGCTGATGGCTCAGAAATACCTGAAATATCCGAATCTGATTGGCAAGATCTCCAGGCGGAAGCAGAGTCTGAGACTTTTGATTCAATTGAGGAAGAATTCGAGCTAGAAGAATCTGATGTTGAATTCGCCGCAGAAAACTGGGATGAGGCGATCGAAGCGGAAGTCGATCCCGAACCTAACCCAGGTGATTATGATGAATGGGTGGATGACCAATCAGAGGATGAATTGGTTGATTTAGGCCAGCCTGGCGAGGAATTTGCGATCGCTGCAGAAGACTTCTCCGCAGGGGATCAATTTGAACAGGCAGCGGACTTGAGTGAGCAAGACTGGGAAGAAGTCGAATCGGATATCGATGAACTTGAGCCTAGTATTGATGCCAGTATTGAGCCAGACCTGGCTGCAAGCGATCAGTCTGCTGATTTTGATAATGAATATAGTGATGGTGATGAATATATTGAATATGCAGATGATGCCGAAGAGGCACAATCAGCCCCTGAACTCTCAAACTTAACCGATGCAGATGATTTGAATGAGCAAGAACTAGCTGCACCTCCAGCAGCGATCGATGCCGAGGCGGATATGACCGGCCGCACTGATCCAAATGTGATCGAAGGAGAATATGGCCGCGCGTTTATTCCTGCACCGGCGGTTTCGCAAGATGCTGAGTTCTATAATGACAACGCAGAAATTGATGTTGCCGACTCGATCATCCAAGACTTTGCACTCGACTTTGATGAAGATTTTGCCTCTACTAATATTCCCGATAATCCCGATAATAATGAGGAATGGCCTTTAATTGGTGCTCCTGCGGAGGCTGACTTTAGCCAAGAATATAGTCATAGCTTTGATGAAGATTTTGACGAAGATTTTGATGAAGATGCCAATGAAACGATCGGTCGTGTGTTTGAATCATCAGCCGAGGCCGAACCATCAGTGCCTGCAGATATGGCAGCCGCCTACGAAACAACTAAAATTGACTATCACCAAGACAGTAATATTGATCGGTTAGATGGTGCAGATGAAGATATTGAACAATATATTGATATTGATGAAAGTGGATTTGATGGTGAATTAAATGATCAATTTGGCGAAGAATTTGAAGAAGAACTCGGAGAAGAACTAGGTGCAGACCTGGAAGCCCAGTTGGAAGCGGAGATCGCTGAGCTGGATTATGCCCCAGCCGATCAACTGGCAGAAAATATTGATGCCCCAGAGCCAGAATTAGCCCCCCCCTCTGCACCAGCGATCCCCACCCCTGGATTAGATTTATCAGATGATCTCAGCACCCAAGGATTGGTTGATCATATTATGTCGGTTGACGATGATATGGACATTCCCAATCCCTATGCCAGCGATGAAGCTGATCAGATCGCAGCAGCTTTTGATAGCGATGGCGAGGAACAGTGGCCTGAAATTAGCGATCATGAGGATGAGCATACTGGCATCTCGATTCCTAATCTAAATGACGATCAAGATAGTGAAGCTAATCTTTTAGAAGACCTCGACGATAGCGATTCGGTGGATAATACACCCGCAACTCTCTATGAGAGGAACTTTAACCTAGATGAAATCCGCGCTCGATTTAAAGAAGAAGAAGAGGAATCTAGCAACGACCCATCCACGCCCTCAACCGCAGAGAAAAACAGTCGTGCTGCAGCACTGCCGCTGCCGCCAATGCCGGATCTAAGTAAGCATCGCCGTCCTCACAATCGCCCACCCAATCCCCCTAGCTTGCCGAATCTAGGGAAAAACAAACCCCAAGCAAACAATAGTAATTCAGCTTCAGATGGACTGCCCCCATTGCCAACCTTTTCGGAGGGTAAGTCTGGGAACGCTGGCAATGCTGGAAATAATAAGCCCGCCAACTGGTATGAATCTTCGGGTTCTAAGCAAAACAATACTGCCAGTAGCTATCAGAACACTGCCAACTTGTTTGAATCGGAAGACGATATCGATTGGTCAGGACTCTTGGATTTGGAGACCGAAGTTCCAGATGATATGTTCACGGCGGGAGGAGTTCCAAATAATGGTGTTGCTGGTAATCCCTTTATCACCAATGATAACTACAGTCCGGCTCCGGGACAACCACCACGCCAGCAACCCCAGGTAGCTGCCCAGGCTGGTGCAAATGTTGCTCAGCCTATTGTGAAGGAGCCATCAGCTAAACCGAAGAAACCCAGCGTTGATATGGGTAAGATGGCTGGCAAGACTCTTAACTTGCTCAAATGGCCAATCTTGATCGTCATCCCGATCGCAATTTTGTTTGGCCTATATTCCGTGCCGCCAGTTCGCCGAATGGTGTTACTAACTGGTCTAAAAACAAAAGTGGTTAAAAATGCCAGTAATCAGGACTTTAGTGAAGTTGACTTCAGTGGTGCTAACTTAGAGAATGTCAATTTGAGTGGAGCTAAGCTGAACCAGGCTAATTTTGCTGATGCCAACCTCAAAGGTGCCGACTTGAGTGGGGCAAATCTCAATGGCGCGAACCTCACTAAAGCTACTCTTGATGGTGCCCAATTTAATGAATCTACGCTGGTTTGGACTAACTTACAGGGAGCCTCACTAAAGTTTGCCAACCTATCGAATACGGATTTGACCAGGGCTAATTTACAAGGTGCTGATTTAGCGGTTACTAATCTTAAAGGTGCTAAGCTTGGCGATCGCAATACTGAACAAGCCACCAAGCTAGAAGATCGCTATTGGTTGATGTGGCAAATTGTTAACCAACCGATCGAAGGCAGACAACTAGCTAACCAGGATCTATCCAGGTTTAATCTCAGCACTGCCAATCTACGCAATTCTAATCTTGCTGCAACCAATTTGTCCTGGTCAAACCTGGCACAGGCTGATTTGGGTGGCGCAAACTTACTGGATGCTAATTTAACTGGGGTTAACCTGAGTGGGGCTAATTTGAGTGGCGCAAACCTGGGTGGTGCGAACACTAAGGATCTCAAAACCGATGCCGCAACGATCTGCCCTAGCGGACAAAATGGGCCTTGTCAGTTTTAG
- a CDS encoding S-layer homology domain-containing protein — protein sequence MIKFLAKAFSKSALIRMWRSRPYRYFSTGLLSLLLTISFGAISAPDVPAKSITQSTPAPGLAEPNTIDTNPRLAIETTNQHQIQDLKNHWAEPFVQGLVSRRLINIAGKNFRPNATVTRAELAVLLQQAFIYQPQYRNWVGFDDIPADHWAAAAIQKAFEGGFISGFADRTFRPNQTVTKAQALVAIANGMDLVIDPERSNQTFLASMYVDAFDVPDYAIDPIAALTDRGVVVNYPRVRNLNPDQNITRAELVAIIYQSLAYQGGLPPLDSAYVIDPRAPLFDLKDGQVITKLEVNLSQRQVSSFQGDRKVKSYPVGVGRIGWETPTGTYQVRQMYERPAWKNPFTGDVIPGGDPDNPLGKYWIGFWTNGKDWSGFHGTPNRNSVGQAVSHGCIRMYNEDIAELFSQVSPATVVQVIH from the coding sequence ATGATTAAATTTCTTGCCAAAGCATTTTCAAAAAGCGCCTTAATCAGGATGTGGCGATCGCGGCCCTATCGCTATTTTTCAACTGGTCTATTGTCCCTATTGCTAACCATAAGTTTTGGTGCGATAAGTGCGCCAGATGTACCAGCAAAATCGATTACTCAATCGACACCTGCCCCTGGGTTGGCTGAGCCTAATACGATCGACACAAACCCACGCCTGGCCATAGAAACAACTAATCAGCACCAAATTCAAGATCTCAAAAATCATTGGGCAGAACCGTTTGTACAGGGCTTGGTTAGTCGTCGCCTGATTAATATTGCTGGTAAAAATTTTCGACCCAATGCCACCGTAACCCGTGCTGAGCTGGCGGTTTTGTTGCAGCAGGCATTTATTTATCAGCCCCAATATCGTAACTGGGTGGGCTTTGATGATATTCCTGCCGATCACTGGGCGGCTGCCGCGATCCAAAAAGCATTTGAAGGTGGCTTTATTTCTGGGTTTGCCGATCGCACTTTTCGCCCCAATCAAACTGTGACTAAGGCTCAAGCCCTGGTGGCGATCGCTAATGGCATGGATCTGGTAATCGATCCTGAGCGTTCTAATCAAACTTTTTTGGCTTCGATGTATGTGGATGCCTTTGATGTACCAGATTACGCGATCGATCCGATTGCGGCGTTGACCGATCGCGGCGTTGTGGTTAATTATCCCAGGGTCAGGAACCTGAACCCCGACCAGAATATTACGCGGGCGGAGCTAGTGGCGATCATCTATCAATCGCTGGCCTATCAGGGGGGATTGCCGCCGTTGGATTCTGCCTATGTAATCGATCCCCGTGCGCCTTTGTTTGATCTCAAGGATGGGCAAGTAATTACTAAGCTGGAAGTTAATTTATCGCAGCGCCAGGTCAGCTCATTTCAGGGCGATCGTAAAGTCAAAAGCTATCCAGTTGGCGTGGGTCGGATTGGCTGGGAAACGCCCACCGGTACTTATCAGGTCAGGCAAATGTATGAGCGGCCAGCCTGGAAAAATCCATTTACGGGTGATGTGATCCCCGGTGGCGATCCCGATAACCCATTGGGTAAATATTGGATTGGATTCTGGACTAATGGCAAAGACTGGTCTGGGTTTCATGGTACGCCCAACCGCAATTCTGTTGGTCAGGCAGTTTCGCATGGTTGTATCCGCATGTATAACGAGGATATTGCCGAATTATTTAGCCAGGTGTCACCGGCAACTGTGGTGCAGGTAATTCATTAA
- a CDS encoding HepT-like ribonuclease domain-containing protein: MSIDKPTTGIFGDLTNNADQRFRGQILDVLEAINATEEFIDGMDLTSFSNDQKTIYAVERSIGIIGAVSKRLPITFINQHPEISWRNLIGVGERLIYGYFEIDIGKLWHITQSDIPKLKTLLNKLLADPQ; encoded by the coding sequence ATGAGTATTGACAAACCCACAACGGGAATTTTTGGTGATCTTACCAATAATGCTGACCAAAGGTTCAGGGGACAGATCCTTGATGTTTTAGAAGCAATAAATGCCACAGAAGAGTTTATCGACGGGATGGATTTAACTAGCTTCAGTAATGACCAAAAAACAATCTATGCGGTGGAGCGATCGATCGGCATTATTGGCGCAGTATCAAAGCGATTACCAATCACATTTATTAACCAGCATCCGGAAATTAGCTGGCGGAATCTAATTGGTGTGGGGGAACGCCTGATTTATGGCTATTTTGAGATCGACATCGGTAAGTTATGGCACATCACTCAGTCAGACATTCCCAAGCTCAAAACTTTATTGAATAAACTGCTGGCCGATCCTCAGTAA
- a CDS encoding phospholipase D-like domain-containing protein, which translates to MMQGLKEMAKGMTIALTITIALLAGASIAAILPRHNHADRNSRAKAEATLEPIASLPQHPAIFAYFNASAASSYRDPYRQIERYGDNLEQVLIEAINNANTSIDIAVQELSLPLVAQALVQKQTQGVQVRLILENKYNRSWASYSRAELEDLDYFQRRKYLDYAAFVDQNHDRHLSQSELDQRDALQILANGQINWIDDTADGSAGSGLMHHKFVVVDNQTVILGSANFSLSGTHGDFTSPDSVGNANGLIQIENETIAQLFTQEFNYMWGDGPGGKLDSRFGIHKPVRSSVNVMVGDAEVVVKFSPNRRATDWLDTSNGLIYRAIARAQSSVNIAMYVFTEPKIGNLLEELDQQAIEIGVLVDSSFAYREYAATLDMWGFASTQDCKHGNQRPWANPSNRVGVPNLATGDRLHHKFAVIDRQITIIGSHNWSNAANYNNDETLVLIKHPTVAAHFQREFDRLIRDAKFGPTAKLKRKSQRSCPT; encoded by the coding sequence ATGATGCAAGGGTTAAAAGAGATGGCCAAAGGGATGACGATCGCTCTGACCATAACCATTGCTCTGCTTGCTGGTGCTAGTATTGCCGCAATCTTGCCCCGCCATAACCATGCCGATCGCAATTCTCGTGCCAAGGCTGAGGCTACTTTAGAACCGATCGCCAGCCTACCTCAACATCCGGCGATCTTTGCCTATTTCAATGCCAGCGCTGCCAGTAGCTACCGTGATCCCTACCGCCAAATTGAGCGCTACGGCGATAATCTAGAGCAGGTGCTAATTGAGGCGATTAATAACGCCAACACCTCAATTGATATTGCCGTGCAAGAACTATCTTTGCCCCTGGTGGCGCAAGCTTTGGTACAAAAGCAAACACAAGGCGTGCAAGTGCGATTGATTCTGGAAAATAAATACAACCGCAGTTGGGCAAGTTACTCCCGCGCTGAACTAGAGGATCTGGATTATTTCCAAAGACGCAAATACCTTGACTATGCTGCTTTTGTTGACCAAAATCACGATCGCCACCTCTCCCAATCTGAGCTAGATCAGCGTGATGCGCTGCAAATTCTGGCCAATGGGCAGATCAACTGGATTGACGATACGGCTGATGGATCGGCTGGATCGGGGTTAATGCACCATAAGTTTGTGGTGGTTGATAATCAGACCGTAATTCTGGGGTCGGCAAATTTTAGCCTGAGTGGCACCCACGGTGATTTCACAAGTCCAGACAGTGTGGGTAATGCCAATGGCTTGATCCAAATCGAGAATGAGACGATCGCGCAACTATTTACCCAGGAATTTAACTATATGTGGGGAGATGGGCCTGGTGGTAAGCTAGACAGCCGCTTTGGGATTCACAAACCAGTACGATCGTCTGTGAATGTGATGGTGGGGGATGCCGAGGTAGTGGTCAAGTTTTCTCCCAATCGCCGCGCCACTGATTGGCTTGATACCAGCAATGGCTTAATCTACAGGGCGATCGCCCGCGCCCAAAGCTCGGTTAATATTGCCATGTATGTATTCACTGAGCCTAAAATTGGCAACTTGCTAGAAGAATTAGACCAACAGGCGATCGAAATTGGCGTTTTGGTTGATTCCAGCTTTGCTTACCGTGAATATGCCGCCACCCTGGATATGTGGGGTTTTGCTTCCACCCAGGATTGTAAGCATGGTAATCAACGACCCTGGGCAAATCCAAGTAATCGAGTGGGGGTACCAAATTTGGCAACGGGCGATCGCCTCCATCATAAGTTTGCGGTAATCGATCGCCAAATTACGATCATTGGCTCCCACAACTGGTCAAATGCGGCTAACTACAACAACGACGAGACTTTAGTATTAATCAAGCATCCCACCGTTGCCGCGCACTTTCAGCGGGAATTCGATCGCTTAATTAGGGACGCTAAATTTGGCCCAACCGCTAAGCTAAAACGGAAAAGCCAACGTAGTTGCCCGACTTAA
- a CDS encoding STAS domain-containing protein — translation MNQCNGQGNIKAAYLHGKIDTSNSKQLRQEVIDCVEADTTTLVLDLHEVTFIDSSGLGSLVFLLKWMRSRGGRVVIYRPNSQVRMLLDIANMTQILPVCSNVEELAAADIQL, via the coding sequence ATGAATCAATGCAATGGTCAGGGCAATATCAAAGCGGCTTATTTGCACGGAAAAATTGATACTTCTAATTCTAAGCAGCTACGTCAAGAAGTAATCGATTGTGTAGAAGCGGATACCACAACTTTGGTGCTGGATCTGCACGAAGTCACTTTTATTGATAGTAGTGGTTTGGGGAGCCTGGTTTTTTTACTAAAGTGGATGCGATCGCGGGGCGGACGTGTGGTTATCTATCGCCCCAATTCCCAGGTCAGGATGCTGTTGGATATTGCTAATATGACCCAGATCCTGCCAGTGTGCAGTAATGTCGAGGAATTGGCTGCCGCTGATATCCAGCTTTAG
- the nrtS gene encoding nitrate/nitrite transporter NrtS, with product MKAIKAYLASLVDPEFVPAGLRVALVVGSLLFVINHGSALVNRKMNSGRWVSVMLTYIVPYCVSVHGQYTQQANNAKNRPNQRRK from the coding sequence ATGAAAGCCATAAAAGCATATTTAGCCAGTTTAGTTGATCCTGAGTTTGTACCCGCTGGGTTGCGGGTAGCCCTGGTGGTGGGCTCGTTGTTATTTGTAATCAATCATGGTTCTGCCCTGGTCAATCGCAAAATGAACTCTGGGCGGTGGGTTTCGGTGATGCTAACTTACATCGTTCCCTATTGTGTTAGTGTGCATGGCCAATATACGCAACAGGCCAATAACGCTAAAAATCGCCCAAATCAGCGTAGAAAATAA
- the sixA gene encoding phosphohistidine phosphatase SixA, translated as MTKVSIYFIRHGIAADRAGYDRDGDRPLTEEGHKKTKKIARKLNHLGLKFDLVQHSPLVRAKQTAAIFAEQGYPIAQSEYLAPEGDFQKWLDWFRNWQESGISPGINGGGRSDLSLGLIGHEPDLSAWAEVLLWGEVRSVLVLKKAGIIGLAVPEPETPIANSLLFMLIPPKILL; from the coding sequence ATGACTAAGGTTAGTATTTACTTCATTCGACATGGCATTGCTGCCGATCGCGCTGGCTATGATCGTGATGGCGATCGCCCCCTCACGGAAGAAGGTCATAAAAAGACTAAAAAGATTGCTCGCAAACTTAATCATCTGGGGTTAAAATTTGATCTAGTACAACATAGTCCACTGGTCAGGGCTAAACAAACAGCAGCGATCTTTGCCGAACAAGGCTATCCGATCGCGCAAAGTGAGTACCTGGCTCCCGAGGGGGATTTTCAAAAGTGGCTGGACTGGTTTCGTAACTGGCAAGAATCTGGCATAAGTCCTGGGATTAATGGGGGTGGACGTAGCGATCTATCGCTGGGATTAATTGGTCATGAACCTGATCTAAGTGCTTGGGCGGAAGTTTTACTGTGGGGGGAGGTGCGCAGTGTACTGGTGCTCAAGAAAGCAGGCATCATTGGTTTGGCTGTGCCGGAACCAGAAACGCCGATCGCCAATAGCTTGTTGTTTATGCTGATCCCACCCAAAATATTGCTCTAG